Proteins from one Faecalibacterium sp. I3-3-33 genomic window:
- a CDS encoding DUF5046 domain-containing protein, which yields MKRVVLRIGCGAVCAALALTLGCGCALLPPATGVPGAASSAVSVPTDDSGKPLYDPAVLNDGRLRALYCYGRSGSSTTILCGSTPLHQSTRSENVSLVQDSATGTADYWLRSWSDSTGRGGRRTALYDKTGTEVLSFEGEQSATLQNGLLVLQESRLVDGGYVPESGYGTCQVIDLATGAALPVPEGAYSCTLCGDKLVFSCYARPEGLDNYDWDTDYQQNSWVVVQEKDGTPVYRAEAASAYRLFYDSDTLSDWVELDVAAGAETTDQILYNVLTGEQCTGFLQVYPGGLASFSTGDGRYELRDMTTEDRGLIAAFDEQPSQYFPGYVVTWHSGEDHGYELYDLETGAKTPLYDVDATDSTVAVYALDGSLRVYSKDNGKLLTDTTVEPVEHQQRVRMSNCGSGYVWLELQDNDRYETTATRLYGPQGLVSDLTALQGKYSYINYLTTDPSGRPMFYGSRAAAGSAYGNVCDVLDADGKVVLQGLASCTGYYSNSLNALPDHVFAAQRGFYVGWMDTSGNWLYCQSIFSSASADDEPSYGY from the coding sequence ATGAAGCGTGTTGTCTTGCGTATCGGCTGTGGGGCGGTCTGCGCCGCCCTTGCCCTTACTTTAGGCTGCGGTTGCGCCCTGCTGCCGCCCGCTACCGGCGTGCCGGGCGCTGCAAGCTCTGCCGTTTCTGTACCCACGGACGACAGCGGCAAGCCCCTGTACGACCCAGCCGTGCTGAACGATGGCCGTCTGCGGGCGCTGTACTGCTACGGCCGTTCCGGAAGCAGCACCACCATCCTGTGCGGCAGCACCCCGCTGCACCAGTCTACCCGCAGCGAAAACGTCTCACTGGTGCAGGACAGTGCCACCGGCACCGCAGACTACTGGCTGCGCAGCTGGTCCGACTCCACCGGCCGGGGCGGGCGCCGCACCGCCCTGTACGACAAGACCGGCACCGAAGTGCTGTCCTTTGAGGGCGAGCAGAGCGCCACTCTGCAAAACGGCCTGCTGGTACTGCAGGAGAGCCGCCTTGTTGATGGCGGATACGTCCCGGAATCCGGTTATGGCACCTGTCAGGTCATCGACCTTGCCACCGGTGCTGCGCTGCCGGTACCGGAGGGCGCATACAGCTGCACCCTATGCGGCGATAAGCTGGTGTTCAGCTGCTACGCCCGCCCGGAGGGACTGGACAATTACGACTGGGATACCGACTACCAGCAGAACAGCTGGGTGGTGGTGCAGGAGAAGGACGGCACCCCCGTCTACCGCGCCGAGGCCGCCTCGGCCTACCGCCTTTTCTACGACAGCGACACCCTAAGCGACTGGGTGGAACTGGACGTTGCCGCTGGGGCTGAGACCACCGACCAGATTTTGTACAACGTCCTGACCGGCGAGCAGTGCACAGGCTTTTTGCAGGTCTATCCGGGCGGTCTTGCCAGCTTTTCCACCGGTGACGGCCGGTACGAGCTGCGGGATATGACCACCGAGGACCGCGGACTGATCGCCGCCTTTGACGAGCAGCCCAGTCAATATTTCCCGGGCTATGTGGTAACATGGCACAGCGGCGAGGATCACGGCTACGAACTCTATGATCTGGAGACCGGCGCAAAGACCCCGCTGTACGATGTAGACGCCACCGACAGCACCGTAGCTGTCTACGCGCTGGACGGCAGTCTGCGGGTGTACAGTAAGGACAACGGCAAGCTGCTGACCGACACCACCGTAGAACCGGTAGAGCACCAGCAGCGGGTACGGATGAGCAACTGCGGCAGCGGCTATGTCTGGCTGGAATTGCAGGATAACGACCGCTACGAGACCACCGCCACCCGGCTGTACGGCCCGCAGGGGCTTGTCAGCGACCTGACCGCCCTGCAGGGCAAGTACAGTTACATCAACTACCTGACCACCGACCCCAGCGGCAGACCCATGTTCTACGGCAGCCGCGCCGCTGCGGGCAGCGCCTACGGCAACGTATGCGATGTGCTGGATGCAGACGGCAAGGTAGTATTACAGGGGCTTGCCAGCTGCACCGGGTACTATTCCAACAGCCTGAACGCCCTGCCCGACCATGTGTTTGCCGCACAGCGGGGCTTCTATGTGGGCTGGATGG
- a CDS encoding MATE family efflux transporter translates to MTQQDRTAVQYHKMTETPIPRLILSLAAPTILSMLITSIYNLADTFFVGRISTSASGAVGVVSSLMAIIQALGFMLGHGSGTIISRRLGSQDTHAATRFASTSFFTALAFGVVLAVVGLATLPDFMMLLGSTKTILPHACAYARPILLAAPLMISSLVMNNILRYEGKANLAMVGLVTGGLLNIALDPLFMFVLGLGTAGAGIATALSQTISFGILLYMFLWGKTVSQFRLSAITREPREFLQILAGGAPSFGRQGLNSIGGMLLNIAARSYGDAAVAGMSIVSRIFLFILSVAIGVGQGLQPVASFNYGARKYHRVQQAAVFTLKAAFVLLVVLIAVCWWNDETLIRLFRDDPEVTAVALPAFRYQCFAVLLQPVIVVANMTFQSVGKAGRATFLACCRQGVCFIPLILVLPRVLGLVGVELCQPIADTLTCFISLPFLLAFLRQLEQMDKGEASHAPAQL, encoded by the coding sequence CACGATTTTAAGTATGCTGATCACCAGCATCTACAATCTGGCCGATACCTTTTTTGTGGGGCGCATTTCCACCAGCGCTTCCGGTGCGGTGGGCGTCGTTTCCAGCCTGATGGCCATCATTCAGGCGCTGGGCTTTATGCTGGGGCACGGCTCCGGCACCATCATCAGCCGCCGCCTGGGCAGTCAGGATACCCACGCCGCCACCCGCTTTGCTTCCACCAGCTTTTTTACGGCACTGGCCTTTGGCGTAGTGCTGGCGGTAGTCGGCCTTGCAACCCTGCCGGACTTTATGATGCTGTTGGGCAGTACCAAGACCATCCTGCCCCATGCCTGCGCCTACGCCCGCCCCATCCTGCTTGCCGCACCTCTGATGATCTCCAGTCTGGTGATGAACAACATCCTGCGGTATGAGGGCAAGGCGAACCTTGCCATGGTCGGGCTGGTCACCGGCGGGCTTTTGAACATCGCGCTGGACCCGCTGTTCATGTTCGTTTTAGGGCTGGGCACTGCCGGTGCCGGGATTGCCACCGCCCTTAGTCAGACCATCAGCTTTGGCATTCTGCTGTATATGTTCCTGTGGGGCAAAACGGTCAGCCAGTTCCGGCTTTCTGCCATCACCCGGGAACCGCGCGAGTTTTTGCAGATTCTTGCAGGCGGCGCGCCCAGCTTTGGCCGTCAGGGGCTGAACAGCATCGGCGGTATGCTGCTGAACATTGCCGCCCGCAGCTACGGCGATGCCGCCGTGGCGGGCATGAGCATCGTGTCCCGCATTTTTCTGTTCATCCTCTCGGTGGCCATCGGCGTAGGACAGGGCCTGCAGCCGGTGGCGTCCTTCAACTACGGCGCGCGCAAGTACCACCGGGTGCAGCAGGCTGCCGTCTTTACCCTGAAAGCCGCCTTTGTGCTGCTGGTGGTGCTGATCGCGGTGTGCTGGTGGAACGATGAGACTTTGATCCGCCTGTTCCGGGACGACCCGGAAGTCACCGCCGTAGCACTGCCCGCCTTCCGCTACCAGTGCTTTGCCGTCCTTTTGCAGCCGGTGATCGTAGTGGCCAACATGACCTTCCAGAGCGTTGGCAAGGCCGGGCGCGCCACCTTTCTGGCCTGCTGCCGACAGGGCGTGTGCTTTATCCCGCTGATCCTTGTACTGCCCCGGGTGCTGGGACTTGTGGGCGTGGAGCTCTGCCAGCCCATTGCGGACACGCTCACCTGCTTCATTTCTCTGCCCTTTTTGCTGGCCTTTCTGCGGCAGCTGGAGCAGATGGACAAGGGAGAAGCGTCCCATGCCCCGGCACAGCTGTAA